In Desulfovibrio sp. 86, the following proteins share a genomic window:
- a CDS encoding ABC transporter ATP-binding protein yields the protein MAEIVLDNIAKSYGEHAVLQNLSLTVKDGECFTLIGPSGCGKTVLLRIIAGFESLDQGSMSIGSDVVADAGTGDSLPPERRSLGVVFQDYAVWPHMTVRQNVGYPLKIAKRPPAEAARLVQKSIDDVNLSGMEDRLPSQLSGGQQQRVALARALVAEPTLLLLDEPLNNLDANLREEMRFEIKRLQKNLGVTILYVTHDQEIALAISDRMAVMDEHGVIRQIGTPTQLFSEPADDFVFSFLGMSNFLHVQAANGVVRFQGYGFTMPSGADHAGQGRIGFRPSDVVLRRSGEGIKATVHRASFLGAITDYQLEVDGQHVRTAVDTHQALANDLLLKEGEECVFTLRNFHWFK from the coding sequence ATGGCAGAAATAGTTCTTGATAATATTGCCAAATCATATGGCGAACATGCGGTCTTGCAAAACCTTTCGCTCACCGTGAAGGATGGGGAGTGCTTTACTCTCATTGGCCCTTCCGGGTGCGGCAAAACGGTGCTTTTGCGCATTATCGCCGGATTCGAGTCGCTTGATCAGGGCAGCATGTCCATCGGTTCCGACGTTGTCGCCGATGCCGGCACGGGCGATTCTTTGCCTCCGGAGCGGCGCAGTCTTGGGGTTGTTTTTCAGGACTATGCCGTGTGGCCGCACATGACGGTACGCCAGAATGTCGGGTATCCCCTCAAGATTGCAAAACGTCCCCCGGCAGAAGCTGCCAGGCTGGTGCAAAAGAGCATTGATGACGTCAATCTTTCCGGCATGGAAGACCGCCTGCCCTCGCAACTGTCCGGTGGTCAGCAGCAGCGGGTGGCTTTGGCGCGCGCCCTGGTGGCGGAACCGACCCTGCTGCTTCTGGATGAGCCGCTCAACAACCTTGATGCGAATCTGCGCGAAGAAATGCGCTTTGAAATCAAGCGACTGCAAAAAAACCTTGGCGTTACCATCCTTTATGTCACGCACGATCAGGAGATTGCCCTCGCCATTTCAGACCGGATGGCTGTTATGGATGAACACGGCGTCATCCGGCAAATAGGAACGCCGACGCAGCTTTTTTCCGAACCGGCCGATGACTTTGTGTTCTCCTTTCTTGGCATGAGCAATTTTTTGCACGTTCAGGCGGCAAACGGCGTGGTGCGCTTTCAGGGGTACGGTTTTACGATGCCTTCGGGGGCCGACCATGCCGGCCAGGGCCGTATAGGCTTTCGGCCGTCTGACGTTGTGTTGCGCCGCAGTGGCGAGGGCATCAAGGCTACCGTACATCGAGCCAGTTTTCTTGGAGCCATCACGGACTATCAGCTTGAGGTGGATGGCCAGCACGTGCGCACGGCAGTGGATACGCATCAAGCCCTGGCCAATGATTTGTTGCTCAAAGAGGGTGAGGAGTGCGTTTTTACCCTGCGGAATTTCCATTGGTTCAAGTAG
- a CDS encoding ABC transporter permease, producing MQAVKQQRTFGVAEIILLLSIAILLIVVVVPVALIFFNAFFVDGQFNLADLVKTLSEGETYQALLNSLFIASGVTLCATAVGTFFAWLVTRTDIPYKGFMKGMFLVPFMLPSFIGALAWKMLLSPRAGYINRLWRDVTGAEDALFNIFSFGGIIAIETMYLFPFVFIQVCGALERMDPTLEESARISGAGLFTITRKITLPLVMPSILSGALLIMLYSMAHFGTVAVLGIEVGIYNIPTLIYERIHQSAGSFDSIRTGTVLASVLVVTAALIIWLQRKILGSGKYQIIAGKSFRPMELKLRGLRTPLFVFCLLYIGLTIVLPTVTIFLVGGLKTYGIPITWENLSLDNYKYVLFEWDQTQQAIKNSIGLGLGAATITMFSGVMISYVIVKMKVRGKGILEFLGMLPFSVPGSVIALGVILAWSGRFGINLYNTIWIILIAYIARYMAFSLKANSAALEQVHDSLVEAARACGASMWQALRDIVLPLVRPGMVAAFFLIFLPALRELTVSVMLYGTTSRTIGVAIYTLNEDGETVTSAALAGIALILIVTGQTIINHFAKTKQA from the coding sequence ATGCAAGCAGTCAAACAACAGCGCACATTCGGCGTGGCGGAAATCATTCTGCTTTTGTCCATTGCCATCCTCCTGATCGTGGTTGTGGTGCCGGTAGCACTCATCTTTTTTAACGCCTTTTTTGTTGATGGCCAGTTCAACCTTGCTGACCTGGTCAAAACACTGAGCGAAGGCGAAACCTATCAGGCCTTGCTGAACTCGCTGTTCATCGCCAGTGGCGTGACCCTGTGCGCCACGGCTGTGGGCACCTTTTTCGCATGGCTCGTAACGCGAACGGACATTCCCTATAAAGGCTTTATGAAGGGCATGTTTCTTGTGCCCTTTATGCTGCCCTCATTTATCGGCGCTCTTGCCTGGAAGATGCTGCTTTCGCCCCGCGCTGGCTACATCAACCGCTTGTGGCGGGACGTCACCGGTGCAGAAGATGCCTTGTTCAATATCTTTTCTTTTGGCGGCATTATCGCCATTGAAACAATGTATCTTTTCCCCTTTGTCTTTATTCAGGTCTGTGGCGCACTGGAACGCATGGACCCCACGCTGGAAGAATCCGCACGGATTTCCGGGGCCGGGCTCTTTACCATTACCCGCAAAATAACGCTGCCCCTGGTGATGCCCAGCATCCTTTCCGGCGCATTGCTGATCATGCTGTATTCCATGGCGCATTTTGGCACGGTGGCTGTTCTTGGGATTGAAGTGGGCATCTACAATATCCCGACGCTGATCTATGAGCGCATTCACCAGAGCGCGGGCAGCTTTGATTCCATCCGCACAGGGACGGTGCTGGCATCGGTTCTTGTCGTCACGGCGGCGCTCATTATCTGGTTGCAGCGGAAAATTCTTGGCTCAGGCAAATACCAGATCATTGCAGGCAAGAGTTTTCGCCCCATGGAGCTTAAGCTGCGGGGCCTGCGCACGCCGCTGTTTGTTTTTTGCCTGCTCTATATCGGGCTGACCATCGTGCTGCCCACAGTGACCATCTTTCTGGTTGGCGGGCTCAAAACCTACGGAATCCCCATTACATGGGAGAATCTGTCGCTGGATAACTACAAGTACGTTCTTTTTGAATGGGACCAGACCCAGCAGGCCATCAAAAACAGTATCGGCCTTGGCCTTGGCGCGGCAACCATAACCATGTTTTCTGGCGTGATGATTTCTTATGTCATCGTCAAGATGAAGGTGCGGGGCAAGGGGATTCTGGAATTCCTCGGGATGCTGCCGTTTTCGGTGCCTGGCTCGGTTATCGCGCTTGGCGTTATCCTGGCCTGGAGCGGGCGTTTTGGCATCAACCTTTACAACACGATCTGGATTATCCTCATCGCCTACATCGCCAGATATATGGCCTTCTCGCTCAAGGCAAACTCCGCAGCCCTGGAGCAGGTGCACGATTCTCTGGTAGAGGCGGCGCGGGCTTGCGGGGCATCCATGTGGCAGGCATTGCGTGATATTGTGCTTCCTCTGGTTCGTCCCGGCATGGTGGCTGCGTTCTTTCTTATCTTTCTGCCAGCGCTGCGTGAACTGACGGTTTCCGTCATGCTGTACGGCACAACCAGCAGAACCATAGGCGTGGCCATCTACACGCTCAACGAAGATGGCGAAACCGTCACTTCCGCGGCGCTGGCTGGCATCGCCCTGATTTTGATAGTGACCGGGCAAACGATTATCAACCACTTTGCCAAAACCAAGCAGGCCTGA
- a CDS encoding ABC transporter ATP-binding protein produces the protein MSVTLTNVTKYFGKVKAVSSLNFKIGDGECFSMLGPSGCGKTTTLRMVAGFEDLDEGEISVNDVLLSSSKKKYYLPPEKRNFGMVFQAFAVWPHMSVFENVAFPLRIKKISSHEIAKRTTQALEHTSLLDVASKSPADLSGGGKQRVALARALAINPSVMLLDEPLSSLDPHLREEMRFEIKELQKIYGFSIMYVTHDQSEAMALSDRILIMKNGVVQQIASPLEVYTKPANRFVFSFIGLSNFTNMNVTENAMVLDGIAVPFAEGHAPSSEIIRAGQGTVASRPNEIDFTDHGGIPGTVIRRTFLGEVIDYQIVVGDQEVRVQKGRYASGPQEGETCHLRFLNPLWFPLEK, from the coding sequence ATGTCAGTAACTCTTACAAACGTAACCAAGTATTTTGGCAAGGTTAAAGCTGTTTCATCTCTCAATTTCAAGATTGGCGATGGAGAATGCTTTTCTATGCTTGGGCCTTCGGGCTGCGGAAAAACAACCACATTGCGCATGGTCGCGGGCTTTGAAGACCTTGATGAGGGTGAGATCAGCGTCAATGACGTGCTGTTGTCCTCGAGCAAGAAGAAATATTATCTCCCGCCCGAAAAACGTAATTTCGGGATGGTTTTTCAGGCATTTGCCGTGTGGCCACATATGAGTGTCTTTGAAAACGTGGCCTTTCCCTTGCGCATCAAGAAGATCAGTTCGCACGAAATTGCCAAGCGAACCACGCAGGCCCTGGAGCACACAAGCCTGCTTGATGTTGCCTCCAAAAGCCCTGCGGATCTTTCTGGCGGCGGCAAGCAGCGTGTTGCCCTAGCGCGGGCTTTGGCCATCAATCCTTCGGTCATGCTGCTGGACGAGCCCCTTTCGAGTCTTGACCCCCACCTGCGCGAAGAGATGCGCTTTGAGATAAAGGAGCTGCAAAAAATTTACGGCTTCTCCATCATGTATGTGACGCATGACCAGTCGGAAGCCATGGCCCTTTCAGACCGTATCCTGATTATGAAAAATGGTGTGGTACAGCAGATAGCCTCGCCACTTGAAGTGTACACAAAACCGGCAAACCGCTTTGTGTTCAGCTTTATTGGTCTTTCAAATTTCACCAACATGAATGTGACTGAAAACGCCATGGTCTTGGACGGCATAGCTGTTCCCTTTGCTGAAGGGCACGCGCCGTCGAGTGAAATCATACGTGCAGGACAGGGTACAGTGGCCAGCCGCCCCAATGAAATAGACTTTACAGACCACGGCGGGATTCCCGGAACAGTGATTCGGCGCACCTTTTTGGGGGAAGTCATCGACTATCAGATTGTGGTCGGCGATCAGGAAGTGCGCGTGCAGAAGGGGCGTTACGCCAGCGGGCCGCAAGAGGGCGAGACCTGCCATCTACGCTTTCTTAACCCGCTGTGGTTCCCTTTGGAAAAATAG
- a CDS encoding benzoate/H(+) symporter BenE family transporter — protein MRRSYRDFSTTAAVAGMLAVIVSYAGSAVLIFQAARLAGLSDELTTSWIWAVSIGSGLSGLLLSWRMRIPVITAWSTPGAALLITMLPGVPFAQAVGAYIASAVIITVIGLTGSLDVIMRRIPIAVSSGMFAGILFSFGAKVFTSVAASPLLGLSMLLCFMLFRRVCPRYAIAAVLVCGTIVAALTGMLHVDTVHFALAKPVFTAPEWSVAVIVSIGLPLALVTLTGQYISGMAVLHASGYPVVSNGIMTVTGITSLLLAPFGSHAINLSSLTAAICTGKESHEDPARRYIAGMVCGGLYILVGLSGTALTSLFAALPAVFIAVLAGLALMSAFATGLYGVFKDSDNMDAGIIAFLATASGMEFLGLGAPFWGLAFGALAYVVLKK, from the coding sequence ATGAGACGATCATACAGGGACTTTTCCACCACTGCTGCCGTGGCGGGCATGCTGGCGGTTATCGTGTCCTACGCGGGTTCGGCTGTGCTTATTTTTCAGGCGGCCAGGCTAGCGGGGCTTTCCGACGAACTGACCACATCATGGATATGGGCTGTGTCCATCGGCAGCGGCCTTTCAGGTCTGCTGCTCAGCTGGAGGATGCGCATACCCGTCATCACGGCCTGGTCAACCCCGGGCGCGGCCCTGCTCATCACCATGCTGCCGGGCGTGCCCTTTGCGCAGGCCGTGGGCGCGTACATCGCCAGCGCCGTCATCATCACCGTCATCGGCCTGACAGGCTCCCTGGACGTCATCATGCGGCGCATACCCATTGCCGTCAGTTCGGGCATGTTCGCCGGAATCCTGTTCAGCTTCGGGGCAAAGGTCTTCACGTCGGTTGCGGCGTCGCCGCTGCTTGGCCTGTCCATGCTGCTCTGTTTCATGCTGTTCCGCAGAGTATGCCCCCGATATGCCATTGCCGCAGTTCTGGTGTGCGGCACAATCGTCGCCGCCCTGACAGGAATGCTGCACGTGGACACTGTGCACTTTGCCCTGGCAAAGCCCGTGTTCACCGCGCCGGAGTGGTCAGTTGCCGTCATCGTCAGCATAGGGCTGCCGCTGGCCCTGGTAACGCTGACAGGCCAGTATATATCGGGCATGGCCGTGCTGCATGCCTCGGGTTATCCGGTGGTTTCCAACGGCATCATGACCGTGACGGGCATCACGTCCCTGCTGCTGGCACCCTTTGGCTCCCACGCCATCAACCTTTCGTCCCTCACCGCCGCCATCTGCACGGGGAAAGAGTCGCACGAAGACCCCGCGCGCCGCTATATTGCGGGCATGGTCTGCGGCGGCCTCTACATACTTGTGGGCTTGTCCGGCACGGCGCTGACGTCGCTTTTCGCGGCGCTGCCCGCCGTGTTCATCGCCGTTCTGGCTGGCCTTGCCCTCATGAGCGCGTTTGCAACGGGGCTTTACGGCGTCTTCAAGGACAGCGACAACATGGACGCGGGAATCATCGCCTTTCTGGCGACAGCGTCCGGCATGGAATTTCTTGGCCTGGGCGCACCCTTCTGGGGCCTGGCCTTCGGCGCCCTCGCCTATGTTGTCCTGAAAAAATAA
- a CDS encoding acetate kinase: protein MKILVINAGSSSCKYQLLEMDTHAVLCSGLAERIGQDEGRLTHKIAPDTDKEEKIVRTAHFPTHVQAMELVISLLTDAEKGVIKDKSEIAGIGHRVLHGGEAVSDPVLVDERVKEIVRECAVLGPLHNPANLMGIEVAEKLFPGVPNVGVFDTEFGMGMPKEAFMYALPYELYEDLRIRRYGFHGTSHKYIAGATAKYLGKPLNELRSITMHLGNGSSMSCVKNGKCFDTSMGLTPLEGLIMGTRCGSIDPAIVPFVMEKKGLTSEQMDTLMNKKSGLLGLCGFTDMRDVHAEVDKGNERAALALHMLTRSIKKILGSYYFLLDGKVDALVFTAGIGENDNIVRADVCAGLEHMGIKIDAKENNTRKPGARTISTPDSAVPVLIIPTNEELQIAMATVEVLEK from the coding sequence ATGAAAATTCTGGTCATCAACGCGGGCTCCTCGTCCTGCAAGTACCAACTGCTGGAAATGGATACCCACGCCGTCCTCTGCTCCGGTCTTGCCGAACGCATCGGACAGGACGAAGGCCGCCTGACCCACAAGATCGCCCCTGACACGGACAAGGAAGAAAAGATTGTCCGCACGGCGCATTTTCCCACCCACGTGCAGGCCATGGAACTGGTCATCTCCCTCCTTACCGACGCTGAAAAAGGCGTTATCAAGGACAAGAGCGAGATCGCCGGCATCGGCCACCGTGTGCTGCACGGCGGCGAAGCCGTCAGCGACCCCGTGCTTGTGGACGAGCGCGTGAAAGAAATCGTGCGCGAATGCGCGGTGCTTGGCCCCCTGCACAACCCCGCCAACCTCATGGGCATCGAAGTCGCTGAAAAGCTCTTTCCCGGCGTGCCCAATGTGGGCGTGTTCGACACCGAGTTCGGCATGGGCATGCCCAAGGAAGCCTTCATGTACGCTCTGCCCTACGAGCTGTATGAAGACCTGCGCATCCGCCGCTACGGCTTCCACGGCACGTCGCACAAGTATATCGCTGGCGCGACGGCCAAGTATCTTGGCAAGCCCCTCAATGAACTGCGCTCCATCACCATGCATCTTGGCAACGGTTCGTCCATGAGCTGCGTGAAAAACGGCAAGTGCTTCGACACCAGCATGGGTCTTACCCCTCTGGAAGGCCTCATCATGGGCACGCGCTGCGGCAGCATTGACCCTGCCATTGTGCCTTTTGTGATGGAAAAGAAAGGCCTTACCTCCGAGCAGATGGACACGCTCATGAACAAGAAGTCCGGCCTGCTGGGCCTGTGCGGCTTCACCGACATGCGCGACGTGCACGCCGAAGTGGACAAGGGCAACGAGCGCGCCGCCCTGGCCCTGCACATGCTGACGCGCAGCATCAAGAAGATCCTTGGTTCCTACTACTTCCTGCTCGACGGCAAGGTGGACGCCCTGGTCTTTACCGCCGGCATCGGCGAAAATGACAACATCGTGCGCGCCGACGTGTGCGCCGGTCTCGAACACATGGGCATCAAGATCGACGCCAAGGAAAACAACACCCGCAAACCCGGCGCGCGCACCATCTCCACGCCGGACAGCGCCGTGCCCGTGCTCATCATCCCCACCAACGAAGAACTGCAAATCGCCATGGCCACTGTGGAAGTGCTGGAAAAATAA
- the pta gene encoding phosphate acetyltransferase: MYNGLYITATGPMTGKSAIALGAMQLLSRSMRNVAFFRPIINEPVWDDRDPDIHLMLEYFKLKMDYADTFAYTQREARQIINQGSRNLLIENIIQKYKKLLETFDFVLCVGTDFLAKDPVFEFDLNAEIAANLGTPVMLVTSGQKATAEDIRESLQITMDSLAPFSLDVVATIINRRNLTQTELDELRGHFSTDERKALIYAVPNEPTIGQPTMGDVRKGLDAEVLFGENRLDALVDDYLIAAMHVNNVLPYIAKDQLIVTPGDRADVLLAAIASRLTSSTPDIAGVLLTGGIRPAEEVCKFIEGWTASPLPILLTKGHTYNTMLALQELIAPIEPGNVRKINTVLGLFEQHVNGKEIASRIVSKRSARITPMMFEFELIERAKANRMRIVLAEGTEERILQATDILLRRDVAHITLLGDVDEIRARAKILGLDIDKATLIDPVKSEKFEEYVNTYYELRKKKGITPEQARDTMADATYYATMMVKLDDADGMVSGAINTTAHTIRPAFEFVKTKPNFSVVSSVFLMCLKDRVLVFGDCAVNPNPTAQQLAEIAIASAHTAAVFGIEPRVAMLSYSTGTSGKGADVDIVVEATRIAKEIAPELALEGPLQYDAAIDPSVAKTKMPDSKVAGKATVFIFPDLNTGNNTYKAVQRAAGAVAIGPVLQGLNKPVNDLSRGCTVPDIVNTVAITAVQAAAEKKATGQ; the protein is encoded by the coding sequence ATGTATAACGGACTCTATATCACAGCCACCGGGCCCATGACGGGCAAGAGCGCCATTGCCCTGGGAGCCATGCAGCTGCTCAGCCGCAGCATGCGCAACGTGGCGTTCTTCCGCCCCATCATCAATGAACCGGTATGGGACGATCGTGACCCGGACATCCATCTGATGCTAGAGTACTTCAAACTCAAGATGGATTATGCCGACACCTTCGCCTACACCCAGCGTGAAGCGCGCCAGATCATCAACCAGGGTTCGCGCAACCTGCTCATCGAGAACATTATCCAGAAGTATAAAAAACTGCTGGAAACTTTTGATTTTGTTCTTTGCGTGGGAACGGACTTTCTGGCCAAGGACCCGGTTTTCGAGTTCGACCTCAATGCCGAAATAGCCGCCAACCTGGGCACGCCCGTCATGCTTGTGACCAGCGGGCAAAAAGCCACGGCAGAAGACATCCGCGAGTCTCTCCAGATCACCATGGACAGCCTTGCGCCTTTTTCACTGGATGTGGTGGCCACCATCATCAACCGCCGCAACCTCACCCAGACCGAGCTTGACGAACTGCGCGGCCATTTCAGCACTGACGAGCGCAAGGCCCTCATCTACGCCGTGCCCAACGAGCCCACCATCGGCCAGCCCACCATGGGCGACGTGAGAAAGGGCCTGGACGCTGAAGTGCTGTTTGGCGAAAACCGCCTGGACGCTCTGGTGGACGACTACCTCATCGCGGCCATGCACGTGAACAACGTGCTGCCCTACATCGCCAAGGATCAGCTTATCGTGACCCCCGGCGACCGCGCCGACGTGCTGCTTGCCGCCATTGCCTCGCGCCTCACCTCCTCCACGCCGGACATCGCGGGCGTGCTGCTCACCGGCGGCATCCGCCCGGCCGAGGAAGTCTGCAAATTTATTGAAGGCTGGACGGCCTCACCCCTGCCCATTCTGCTGACCAAGGGCCACACCTACAATACCATGCTGGCTCTGCAGGAGCTTATCGCTCCCATCGAGCCCGGCAATGTGCGCAAGATCAACACCGTGCTGGGCCTCTTTGAGCAGCACGTCAATGGCAAGGAAATCGCCAGCCGCATTGTGAGCAAACGCAGCGCGCGCATCACCCCGATGATGTTCGAGTTCGAACTTATCGAACGCGCCAAGGCCAACAGGATGCGCATCGTCCTGGCCGAAGGCACTGAAGAACGCATCCTCCAAGCCACCGACATCCTGCTGCGCCGCGACGTGGCCCACATCACCCTGCTGGGCGATGTGGACGAAATACGCGCCAGGGCCAAAATTCTTGGTCTGGACATCGACAAGGCCACCCTTATCGATCCCGTCAAATCCGAAAAGTTTGAAGAATACGTCAACACCTACTACGAACTGCGCAAGAAAAAGGGCATCACGCCCGAACAGGCCCGCGACACCATGGCGGACGCCACCTATTACGCCACCATGATGGTCAAGCTCGACGATGCCGACGGCATGGTGTCCGGCGCGATCAACACCACGGCCCACACCATCCGCCCGGCCTTCGAGTTTGTGAAGACCAAGCCCAACTTCTCCGTTGTGTCCTCGGTCTTTCTCATGTGCCTCAAGGACCGCGTGCTGGTCTTTGGCGACTGCGCCGTCAACCCCAATCCCACGGCGCAGCAACTGGCTGAAATCGCCATTGCTTCGGCCCACACGGCTGCGGTTTTCGGCATAGAGCCCCGCGTGGCCATGCTTTCGTACTCCACCGGCACGTCCGGCAAGGGCGCGGATGTGGACATAGTGGTGGAAGCCACCCGCATCGCCAAGGAAATAGCCCCCGAGCTCGCGCTGGAAGGGCCCCTGCAGTACGACGCCGCCATCGATCCCAGCGTGGCCAAGACCAAGATGCCCGACAGCAAGGTGGCCGGCAAGGCGACCGTTTTCATCTTCCCGGATCTCAACACGGGCAACAATACCTACAAGGCCGTACAGCGCGCGGCTGGCGCGGTGGCCATCGGCCCCGTGCTTCAGGGCCTCAACAAGCCTGTGAATGACCTGTCGCGCGGTTGCACCGTGCCCGACATTGTAAATACTGTGGCCATAACGGCTGTTCAGGCCGCCGCCGAAAAAAAGGCGACGGGCCAGTAG